The DNA sequence tactctaaaatgcggaaaggataatgaaagagcaacaagttcttttagGTATGTTTCAGAGGCTATTAAAAAGGTTCTGAAGAATTCGCCTTTTATGTGTGTTTACGTAAAACAGAAATcggtaaataaagggaaaagggtCACGTGACCTGCTAATTAGTTAAATGGCTAATAGGATAAATAACTTTTCCAACCATATAAGGTGAATTTACGTTTATactgtttatgtaacattttggtGGTGAAAATTACTAAGATTAAGTTTTGCAAACCTTCCCCGTTTAGGAAAActtgttttgtgacgtcactgatgaagcaatgtcacgtgttatttgaaatcacgttTTACGCGTTTTTTTCATTAAGCCACAGTTGTAGTTCGCTTTCAGGATCACTGATTGAAGCAAACCGGTTTAAatagcattttacaaaatatgcatatttaattaggtaGTCAGAGATGCAGCATTTGATTTTGCAAATTGACACTTGGACAGAAGGAGCGAAAACACCAGGACTGGTTTGAAAACAACAACGAAGAAAACGCATGCCTTCTGAAGCAAAAGCAGGAAGCTTTTAGCAATTGGCTTTAGGAAAAGACCTCGACTGCCAGGCACGATCGTCTCAATTAAATAAGCACCTCAGGAACGAAGTCCAGACTGAGCTGAGACAGATGAAGGATACGTGGTGGCAACACAAGGCTGCAGAACTGCAGCAATACTCAGACGAGCACAACTTTAAGAGGTTCTTCGAGGGCTCGAAGACTGTATATATGGCCCCTCTTTCAATTTCATGACTCCTGTCCCATATTCGGCTGGAACCCTGCTTACAGGGAAGTTTGATATCGTTCAAAGTTGGTGAAAAATCTTTAGCCAACTTCTCAACAAATCGACCAGTAAGCAATCCAAGATATACTTCAGCGCCAGGTTCTAAGCTCTCTTGACGATCCCCCAACACTGGAGGaaacccagaaaaaaaataaacagctcCAGGCTGAGAAAGCACCTGTTCCTGATGAGATACCTCCCTAACGACCTCAAGGACACCAACGCCATCCACCTGTACAAGAACAAAGTTTACAGAGCATCCTGTGACAGCCACAGAGGCATCTCGCCGTTGAGTATTTCAGGAAATCTCATGGCACTCATCATACTGAGCTGTATCACACACGACCTCTTGGATGATTTCGTGTCCGAGAGTCAGTGTGCCTTCAGGAGAAACAGAGGGACAATCGACATGATATTCGCCGTAGAAGAGATAAAGGAAAATGCCGCGAGCAGAATCAGAGCCTGTACATCCTCTTTGTGCACCTGACCAAGGCCTTTGATACGGTCGGCAAGTGGTTTGGACACGCACCTCCCGAAGATGGTCTTCTTCTCTGAGGTGGCCAGCGGTACACGTAGCATTGGACACCCACTAAAGAGCTTCAAAGAAGCCctgaaacaaaaaactgaatcaAATCCCACTCTTCGATGGGAAACCTTCGCCACAGACCGCAACGCCTGAAGAATGGCCGTCCACAAGGGCGTTCAAGGCTTTGGAAAAAGCGGCTGAATGATCTCGATCAGACCTCTCGGCTGGCCGAGTTCTAGTTGCGCAAAAGCTGCGTCTTAGCGATTAAGTCGATCTGTACCATTTCTTCGAGTTGTTTAAGCTAGaccattatttattttttgtaaatttcccTAAGGATGTGGAGTGGAAAGTAACGGAAAAAGACTGGCTACTAAGCAGCCAAGCGGCAACAGGAAAAAGTCAAGCGAAGCCTTCACCTGCCATGCCACCTGTAATCGAAAGCATACACGAGGATCTCAGCAGTGATGAAGACGACGAAAAGGAGAACTTTCGAACCAAACAACTCTTTGTATTTGCTTGGCAAATTGCTAAAGGAATGGTAAttactatattattattttctgagAAACGTTGCTTCCATTCAGGTTTTGTTTTTATCCTTCAAAGATCGTTATCAAAGACTATTCCACAAGCAAGAAATAAAGGATAAATAAGTTAATTTTCTAGATGATTAATGGTTTTTAGAGGAGAAATTGTCATAGTCGATCGAACCAAATTCGACATGTTTTGTCTGAACTTGAATCAGCCGTTTAGATCAGTTCAGCAGTGATATTTTGCTTTTGATTATTGGCTCCTATAATTTTCACGCCTTCGACCATGCCTTTTTAGGCAATAGTAGCCCCGTAACTGAAGTTTTATGgtacttatttttatttttctctttccttctgaAAATTAGAATCATCTCGCCGAAAACAATCTTGTTCACAGAGACCTTGCTGCCCGTAATGTTCTTGTTGGCCATGACAACCAAATCAAAGTGTCAGACTTTGGGTTGATGAGACAAATCTATGAAGATGTGAGAAGCTCAGCGAAGTCCAAAAAACTTCCTGTAAAATGGATGGCCCCCGAAGCACTTTATCAAGGCCTTTACACCACCAAAAGTGATGTGTGAGTATAAAAAAAATCCCACTCTTTTAAACACATTTCGATAAATTAAAACCTCAGTCAGCTTCCCTAAAAGTCATGATCAGcgaatttatttcaaaccgatatAGAACTTCAGTGGTTATAGTGGCTGATTTCGTACTTGTCAATATAATTTCGACTCGGGACTACATAGTTTGCATATAAGTCCTGAGCAAGAGCGGCGTCTGCTGAATTCTTAATTCGGAGTGTATGTAAAGATCATTTAGTTACGATTATGCGACAGACCCGTCACCTAAATTGGTATTCGTTTCCGATCCCTACTCTATTAACCTTAATAGGCCATTGGCTAAGGGCTTTTAGCAGCTGAGGCCCGATGTCATAGGGTTCAGTCAGGAGTGAAAGCATGGAAAGGTGGAGACACGCCCTTTTGCCTCAAGTTCACCTCGTCAAAAGAAGAGAGGAAAAGTAATGTTAATGCAGTGGGAATGTTCATGACCTCTGTGCTTTTCTCTATAGTTGGTCTTTTGGTGTTGTTCTTTGGGAGATGGCTACATTGGGTGAGTAGACCGTCATTCACTAATCATGTAAACTTCCAAGGGGAGGGGAATCCCAAGAACTCTCCTCCCTGTTGCCACGGGGTATATGACTTGAATTGTGCGAGTGATATCAAAGGACGACACTAGGACTTAAAGAGTGAGTCCTTATTAAATACGGTTATTGTTACCAGGAAACAGGCTGATACCTGATGACTTTTATGTGTGGCAAGCTAGGCACTTTTGTTTTGAACTAAGCTCTATGTCTGATAAGTGATAATCGGCATCAAATATGCACGCATTAGTTGTTTTCTGGAAAGAGGAGCCTTATTACTAAGCACCCTGTTTTCTTTGAAGACACATTTCAATGCAATTCTGACCCCTGCTCAATCACTATTCTATTGCAAAACGGCATTATTGAGTGCGGGGGGATGAAGAGTCGTCGACATTGACATTTTCAGGAAAAAGCTATCCAGGGGAATGAGCCGTATTTTCAAATTATAACATGTATATGTTTTCTTTCGCATAACGTGATCAGGAGGCGTACCATACCCCACGCTGACCAACTCAGAGTTGTATCGACTGCTTGGCACTGGTTATCGCATGGAAAGGCCTGACATGTGCTCCGATGATGTGTACGTTTCTTGATCAGAATCGTCTTAGATCTGACAAAAAGATTCGATTTTTCGTGCGTCTTTTTAGTTATAAATAGCCTTGAAAGTAGCAGAGGGCAAGTCGGTTTCGATTTTGACGTTTTCTTCGATCAAAGTGATTACTGAACAAACAGACGGCAAAATCTTAGcttaaatatttctttcatACAGTAATATGATAGTGTTATTTAACAGAGATCGACAGAGCAagaattagcctgcgagcaagctgtcCATTTGGGCAAGGAAAACGAACGCGCGAGCGGAGGGCCCCTCTCTGTCGTGTTTCCTCTCGCGTGTCGCACGTGCGTGTACTTGAAGAGATCCCCCAAatggaaagcttgctcgcaggttagGCAAGAAACCGACAAGCCTAATGATCCGGCGTGAGTGGCTCCCAGCTGGTCTAAAGGAAAACTCTTCCACTAAATCGGAAAAACGATGTCTATACATGTAATAATGGATTGGAACTTTGACTAACTTcaattggtttgtttttttttttgtccataacAGATATGAGCTGATGGCTGACTGCTGGAAAGAGGAACCTCGCTCTCGTCCCAGTTTCTATCAACTGATCGAAAAACTGGA is a window from the Porites lutea chromosome 10, jaPorLute2.1, whole genome shotgun sequence genome containing:
- the LOC140949794 gene encoding tyrosine-protein kinase receptor Tie-1-like, translated to MPPVIESIHEDLSSDEDDEKENFRTKQLFVFAWQIAKGMNHLAENNLVHRDLAARNVLVGHDNQIKVSDFGLMRQIYEDVRSSAKSKKLPVKWMAPEALYQGLYTTKSDVWSFGVVLWEMATLGGVPYPTLTNSELYRLLGTGYRMERPDMCSDDVYELMADCWKEEPRSRPSFYQLIEKLEVIMERDAPYLHVNKHDEDRPYYNVPPEASGD